In Sphingobacterium zeae, one genomic interval encodes:
- a CDS encoding Na+/H+ antiporter subunit E, whose translation MIKQFLMNLMLSFIWVALTGSMYYSNFLFGFMLGFGILWLMNRNEADQRYFYRVPKTLSFILFFLWEMIVANIQVAYDVITPKFFIKPAIVKYPMDAKTDLEINLLSTFISLTPGTLILDVSEDKKTIFIHVMYMKNREQFVSTLKNNVERRLLELLR comes from the coding sequence ATGATAAAGCAGTTTTTAATGAACCTCATGTTATCCTTTATCTGGGTTGCACTGACGGGATCAATGTATTACTCGAACTTTCTATTCGGTTTTATGCTCGGATTTGGTATACTCTGGTTGATGAACAGAAATGAAGCCGATCAGCGCTACTTCTATCGGGTACCTAAAACATTGAGTTTTATTCTTTTTTTCCTTTGGGAAATGATCGTTGCTAATATTCAGGTTGCGTATGATGTCATCACGCCAAAATTTTTCATCAAACCGGCTATTGTGAAATATCCTATGGATGCAAAAACAGATTTAGAAATCAACCTGCTTTCAACTTTTATTTCGTTAACACCGGGTACACTTATTCTCGATGTAAGTGAAGATAAAAAAACGATCTTTATCCATGTGATGTACATGAAGAACAGGGAACAGTTTGTCTCTACGCTTAAAAATAATGTTGAACGAAGACTTTTAGAACTCTTAAGATGA
- a CDS encoding proton-conducting transporter transmembrane domain-containing protein, whose protein sequence is MIDNHIIATIIVHLFIAIVQLMFWRKSTAQRFLSVGGSLLVLILAFKLFFKVYEGGILTMNAANWKAPFGIVFVADLFSSTLVLLTSIAGLAVSIFSCVGVGRQRILYGYFPIFHFLMMGLNGAFLTGDIFNLYVWFEVIIISSFVLMTLGGRKSQLEGAVKYMAMNILASTFFLTGIGILYGISGSLNMADLALRIPKIQNQALVEITATFFLIGFGIKSAIFPLYFWLPSSYHTPPSAVAATFGGLLTKVGIYALFRVFSLLFIPNHFTKELLIALAILTILTGAFGALIKTNIRRLFSYLIVCHIGFMIGGLGLYSKWALLGAIFYLIHDIMVKTNLFLIAGVVRQLRGTMDMNKLGGLYAQYPKISLLFALVLFSLVGIPPLSGFWPKIYLFRDAFQLEKYAFAGALIIGSFITLFVIAKMWAQVFWKDTPDPEIVEDKFADMIGYKKTMLILPVVILASASLYIGLNAEAIIHVADQIATQLLDTSPYINAVLGGQK, encoded by the coding sequence ATGATAGACAACCACATTATTGCCACGATCATCGTGCACTTATTTATTGCTATTGTCCAACTGATGTTTTGGCGCAAATCTACTGCGCAACGTTTTCTGAGCGTTGGTGGAAGTTTGCTCGTCCTTATTCTTGCTTTTAAATTATTCTTTAAGGTCTACGAAGGTGGTATTTTAACCATGAATGCCGCCAATTGGAAAGCTCCCTTTGGAATTGTCTTTGTTGCAGATCTATTCAGTAGCACCCTTGTCCTTCTCACATCAATTGCCGGCCTCGCTGTCTCCATCTTTTCCTGTGTCGGCGTGGGCCGCCAGCGTATTCTCTACGGATATTTCCCGATCTTCCACTTTTTAATGATGGGACTGAATGGAGCCTTTCTTACTGGAGATATCTTCAACTTGTATGTATGGTTTGAAGTCATTATCATTTCTTCTTTCGTACTCATGACATTAGGGGGGAGAAAATCCCAACTGGAAGGTGCTGTAAAATACATGGCCATGAATATCCTGGCCTCCACATTTTTCTTAACAGGGATAGGTATACTTTATGGTATTTCAGGATCATTGAATATGGCCGACTTAGCTTTGCGTATCCCAAAGATACAGAACCAAGCGTTAGTAGAAATCACAGCAACATTTTTTCTGATCGGTTTTGGTATTAAATCTGCCATATTTCCACTTTACTTTTGGCTACCATCATCTTATCATACCCCGCCCTCCGCAGTAGCGGCGACTTTCGGCGGCTTATTGACAAAAGTAGGTATATACGCATTATTCAGGGTATTTTCTTTACTATTTATTCCCAATCATTTTACAAAAGAATTACTGATTGCACTAGCCATATTGACAATTTTGACCGGTGCCTTTGGTGCATTGATAAAAACCAATATCCGAAGGTTGTTTTCCTATTTAATTGTTTGCCATATCGGGTTTATGATTGGCGGGCTGGGATTATATAGTAAGTGGGCGCTACTAGGGGCAATATTCTATCTCATCCACGATATTATGGTTAAAACCAATTTATTCCTAATTGCAGGTGTTGTACGTCAACTCCGCGGTACCATGGATATGAATAAATTGGGTGGACTGTATGCCCAATACCCCAAAATTTCTTTACTTTTTGCCCTTGTTCTTTTTTCGCTTGTCGGCATACCGCCCCTATCGGGTTTCTGGCCTAAAATCTATTTATTCCGGGACGCGTTCCAGCTCGAAAAGTATGCCTTTGCAGGAGCCCTGATCATCGGTAGTTTTATCACCTTATTTGTCATTGCTAAAATGTGGGCACAGGTATTCTGGAAAGATACACCTGATCCAGAAATAGTAGAAGATAAATTTGCAGATATGATTGGGTATAAAAAAACAATGCTCATACTCCCGGTCGTTATTTTGGCATCTGCGTCGCTGTATATCGGGCTCAACGCCGAGGCTATCATTCACGTGGCGGATCAGATTGCTACACAATTATTGGACACATCACCTTACATAAACGCTGTACTAGGAGGGCAGAAATAA
- a CDS encoding Na+/H+ antiporter subunit C has translation MELILVLLIGILYAAGIYLILRRSMVKLLLGIMLLGNGTNILIFLLGNIIKGKPPIIAPDLKVFNDIYADPIPQALILTAIVISFGLTSFAIVLLKRVYALLGTDDLDDLNTPEEEDI, from the coding sequence ATGGAACTGATTCTTGTCTTATTAATAGGCATTTTATATGCCGCTGGGATATACCTTATCCTCCGTCGAAGTATGGTGAAACTGTTGTTGGGTATTATGTTACTGGGCAATGGCACCAATATACTGATCTTCTTATTGGGCAATATTATTAAAGGAAAACCGCCTATTATTGCACCCGATCTGAAAGTATTCAACGATATTTATGCAGATCCAATTCCGCAAGCTCTTATTTTAACAGCCATCGTGATTAGCTTTGGCTTAACCTCCTTTGCCATCGTTCTACTAAAGCGTGTATATGCATTGCTGGGTACAGACGATTTGGATGATTTGAACACCCCTGAGGAAGAAGATATATGA
- a CDS encoding Na+/H+ antiporter subunit B: protein MNSTILQTATRYLLPILLLFSVFLLLRGHYYPGGGFVGGLVASIAFVLHSFAFGPQNTMKLIQYKPLSLIPIGLGVSAISMFLPVFFGYPVMTGLWLEEKIPVIGMIGTALFFDLGVYFVVIGVVLTILFTIALTTEEEE, encoded by the coding sequence ATGAACAGTACAATATTACAGACCGCTACGCGATATCTATTACCGATACTCTTACTTTTCTCGGTATTCCTGCTATTAAGAGGGCACTATTACCCTGGGGGAGGGTTCGTGGGAGGCTTGGTCGCTTCGATTGCCTTTGTTTTGCATAGTTTTGCCTTTGGTCCACAAAACACCATGAAATTAATTCAATATAAACCCTTATCACTCATTCCCATTGGACTCGGAGTTTCGGCGATAAGCATGTTCCTGCCCGTTTTCTTTGGCTATCCCGTTATGACGGGACTGTGGCTTGAGGAAAAAATTCCAGTCATCGGCATGATCGGAACAGCTTTGTTTTTTGACCTTGGTGTATATTTTGTTGTTATTGGCGTCGTGCTTACAATTTTATTTACAATTGCGTTAACTACTGAAGAAGAAGAATAA